The Primulina huaijiensis isolate GDHJ02 chromosome 12, ASM1229523v2, whole genome shotgun sequence genome has a window encoding:
- the LOC140990162 gene encoding heavy metal-associated isoprenylated plant protein 9, whose protein sequence is MGEEDKKEQTSPEEKKEEKTEEKKEEPKPASLVVLFVDLHCEGCAKKIQRSILKIKGVEEVKIEMAKNEVTIKGVVEGQAVCNMITQRTKRRAKVLSPSPPAEGEPVPEVASQVAGLNTVELTVNMHCQACAEQLKKRILKMKGVRTAETELSSSKVTVTGTMDADRLVDYVYRHTKKQAKIVPQPEPEKPSEKKPKPDEKSKQEDEKKEEGKEKPVTADGEALKPEESKDQPQQEEKMDGGGGGEDVAAEQGGEDVQTNNVEEQSMHKMMYYYNYQPPSYVIERIPAPQLFSDENPNACCIV, encoded by the exons ATGGGTGAAGAAGACAAAAAG GAACAAACTAGTCCAGAggagaagaaagaagagaaaaCAGAGGAGAAGAAAGAAGAACCGAAACCAGCATCCCTTGTGGTTTTGTTCGTTGATTTGCATTGCGAGGGATGTGCGAAGAAAATCCAGAGAtctattttgaaaatcaaag gAGTGGAGGAAGTGAAGATTGAGATGGCTAAAAATGAAGTAACGATAAAGGGAGTTGTGGAGGGTCAAGCTGTGTGCAACATGATCACGCAGAGAACCAAGAGAAGAGCGAAAGTTTTGTCGCCGTCACCACCAGCTGAAGGCGAACCTGTACCAGAAGTTGCTTCACAA GTTGCCGGATTAAATACTGTCGAACTGACAGTGAACATGCATTGCCAAGCCTGTGCAGAGCAGCTCAAGAAAAGGATTCTCAAAATGAAAG GTGTGAGAACAGCTGAGACGGAGTTAAGCTCGAGCAAAGTCACGGTGACAGGCACCATGGATGCTGATCGGCTCGTCGACTACGTCTACCGGCACACCAAGAAGCAAGCCAAGATTGTTCCCCAGCCAGAACCCGAGAAGCCATCAGAAAAGAAACCGAAGCCGGACGAGAAATCGAAGCAGGAAGACGAGAAAAAAGAGGAAGGAAAAGAGAAACCAGTCACTGCTGATGGAGAAGCGCTGAAGCCCGAAGAGAGTAAAGACCAGCCGCAGCAAGAGGAAAAGATGGACGGCGGCGGTGGCGGGGAGGATGTGGCGGCAGAGCAAGGCGGAGAAGATGTCCAAACCAATAATGTGGAGGAGCAATCCATGCATAAAATGATGTATTATTATAATTACCAGCCGCCATCTTATGTGATTGAAAGAATTCCGGCTCCTCAGCTCTTCTCGGATGAGAATCCAAATGCATGCTGCATTGTATAA
- the LOC140989191 gene encoding heavy metal-associated isoprenylated plant protein 21, producing MKPIFFLLYIKQHRIYNSSDSTKFDSIWFGFEIMSLEIVPVGKNVEAQYVDMMVPLYSWGCERKVKKALANLRGIYSVNVNFLEQKVSVWGICDKNEVLSRVQRKRKEARFWDPQGNCIIQLKESHSAPQSPRPTSSFPKTRYLEIMYKVSYLNWRLVIPKGNWKGLKKAFARSNSF from the exons ATGAAGcccatcttttttttattatatataaagcaGCATAGAATATATAACTCGAGTGATTCTACCAAATTTGATTCTATCTGGTTTGGTTTTGAAATCATGAGCCTGGAAATAGTCCCCGTAGGGAAGAATGTGGAAGCACAATATGTGGACATGATGGTGCCTTTGTATTCTTGGGGCTGTGAGAGGAAAGTGAAGAAGGCTTTAGCCAATCTCAGag GTATATACTCGGTGAACGTGAATTTCTTGGAACAAAAGGTGTCAGTGTGGGGAATATGCGACAAGAACGAGGTATTGTCCCGGGTGCAGCGCAAGAGGAAAGAAGCGCGTTTTTGGGATCCCCAAGGTAACTGCATCATCCAGCTGAAAGAGTCGCATTCCGCTCCCCAGTCACCTCGGCCCACTTCTTCATTTCCGAAAACACGCTATTTGGAGATCATGTACAAAGTCTCATATTTGAACTGGAGATTGGTGATTCCAAAGGGTAATTGGAAAGGGCTGAAGAAGGCCTTTGCAAGATCCAACTCATTTTGA